ATTGCCAATATTCCTTCAACATCAAAATTTAGCCATTTCTTTTTCTCATCTGGAATAATGTATCCTGTCGTTCCAGTTCCATTTTCAGCAGGATCTCCCCCCTGAACAAGTCCATTTGGAACAACTCTAAAAAACTTTAATCCATTATAGAAATCATTTTTTGCCAAAAATACAAAATTCGCAACATTTTTTGGAGCTGCTTCAGGATATAAAAAAAATGTAATATCCCCTTTTGTAGTTTTCATTACAGCTTCCATTTGAAAATCCTTCATTATTTTCTCAAATTTTTTATTTTCTTTCTTTTGATGATTTTTACTTCCTTTGGCTTCAGCAATGCTAACCATCATAATCATTAACATGCTAACCAATATCGCTATTTTCTTCATTATTCTCCCTCACTTTTTTATATCATAGACCGATTTTATTTGCTTTATAACAAGGGGAACTTCCCCTTGCCAAAGTATTTTCAAAATTCATATAATTATCAGAAAAGCTAATATGTCCTTTTTATATATTTTATAGTTTCTTCAACTTCAATTTTATTATTAAAGTCAAATTCCAAAATTCTAAAGTTAATTTCCTCAACATCCAGATTATATTTTAAAAGCTCCTTTTCCTCCATAATATTATCGTAAATGACAAGGACGGAAAACTGGTTTCCAAATCCGTCAACCAGCTCCAATGTGTTAATTACTCTATTTTTTTTCATATTAAAGGCATTTCTTATTATTTCATTCGCTTCCCTTTTATTTCTAGACTGTTTGTAAAGCTCAGAAATTATCATAGGCAGTTTTACCGCAAATAAAATTTTCAGCTCTTCCCTTTTTTTAAATTTTATTATTGCCATTTTTAAAATCCTTATTTTTTTATTTTTGTAATATTATCCTTGAATTGCTTTTGTCAATGGCGGAATAATTTGTTTCTTTCTTGAAACTACACCCTTCAAAGTTACTAAATTACTGTCAACTTTTTCTCCAAATGCTTTTTCAATAACATCATTTCCATTTCCAGAAACTAATGCTGTAGAATCATTTGTTAAAATATTTGTAATTGCAAGCATAAAGAATTTTAGCCCTTCTTTTGCAATAATATTATCAATTTCAGCCAATAATTTTTCTTTTCTTTCTAAAACTTCCGCTTCATTTACAGTATTGACTTGTGCTACACCAATTTTTTCACCATCAATTTCAAATATTTTCATGTCCATATTAAGAAGTTCTGCTTCAGATTTATCTCCAAGCGCAGTTCCAGCCTTTAACATTTCAAGTCCATATTCCTTCAAATCTACTCCAGCAATTTCAGCCAATTCCTTTCCAGCCTTTGCGTCACATTGTGTACAAGTTGGAGATTTAAACAATAATGTATCTGAAATAATTGCGCTTAACATAAGTCCAGCAGTTTCTTTACTTGGTGCAAGACCATTTTCCTTAAATAATTTTAAAATAATAGTCGCAGTACATCCAACAGGCTCTACTCTTGCATACAATGGCTCATCTACATTGAAATTTGAAATTCTGTGATGATCAATCAATTCCAAAACTTTTGCTTCTTCAAATCCATCAGCAGTTTGAGTTCTTTCATTATGGTCTACTAAAATAATTTCCTTTCCAGCCACATTTTCCACCAATTCAGGCTTTTCAACTTTAAAATAGTTCAAGGCATACTTAGTTTCTTCATTAACTTCTCCAAGTCTTACAGCCTTTACATCTTTTCCCAATTTATTTTTTAGTTCCGCATAAGCAATTGCCGAACAAATTGTATCTGTATCTGGATTTTTGTGTCCAAAAACTAATATTGACATATTTTTTCCTCCTAAATTTTAATCATTTTATATTATTATAACCTATTAATCTTATTTTTGAAATAGAAAAAACCATTTTTTGAAAAAAACTTAAAATAAATGTTTTGAAACACGGGATCAAAACTCCTTGCTAATTTAGTTCATCAAATACTCTTAATAATTTATTCTTAAACTTCCAGCAATTTTACTTCGATTTCATAATCCTCCGAAACTTTTCCCCTTAAAATATTCTTATATTCCTCAATTTGCTCCTGATATTCTTTTTTCGTTTCAGGCTCAAATCCAGTCTTATAATCATAAATATAGATTTTCCTGTTATTCTCATCAATATTTATTCTGTCAATAATACGCTTCTTCCCTTCAGAATCATAAACTTCAAATTCATTATAAACTTTATATTTCTTATCATAAATATTGATATTTTTTTCAATAAATTTATCCATTCTGACAATCAGTTCTTCCACAATTTTTTTCCCCAGCATATTCCCATATCGGCTCAAAAGTGCAGATTTTGCTATCTTTTTCTCATTTTCCAAATCATTTAAAATATGCTCAAAATAGTAGTGCATTGCAAGACCTTTTTTACGCTTAAACTCATTTTCCAACGTATTTGAAGATTTTTCCATTCTTAATTTATCATCGTTAAAATATGTTTTAAATAAACTATCGCTAATTTTTACATCTGAAGTATCTGTTGTTTCTTCTGGAATTTCCGATTCTATAATTTGACCCGTTTCATATTCATATTCATATTCATTTTCATTTTTATTTTCATTTTCATTTTTGTAAACATCAATTATTCTCTTTGCCAAAGGATCTGTATACCCTTTTTCCTTCGTAACCTCGGCATCAAAAAGTAATATCAAATTTTTCTTAGCACGAGTCAACGCAACATAATCATTATTAATTTCTTCCATTTCTTCTTTTTGAATATTTTTATCTATTAATTTACTCAAGTCATTTCCAATCATTTTTTTATCATAACCTGAAAATAATAGCATAAATTTTTTCACATCAACAAATTTTTCATCAAAATCTAAATAGCTTTTTAAATTGCTCTTGTCAGTATTTCCTTTATTCGATTTACGCTTATAATAAAATACTGTGTCAAATTCCAATCCCTTCGAAGCATGAATTGTCATCAAATTTATCGCATTAACATCCCTACTGCTAACCTGTCTCAAATTTTCCTTTTCTTCCTCAATAAACGTAATAAATTCGTACAAATTATTGTATTTTTTCAAAATATTAAAAAATATAAAAATATTTTTCAAATCACTGTTTGTCGAATAATATTTTGTTATTTCAAAATTTTCTACAAGTTTTCTCGAAAAATTTTCATTTTCATATTTATTATTCAAGTCTTTCGACAACCTTTTCAATTCCCTAACTTTCTCAAGAATTTCCTCAAAAATCAAATTATTTCTCTCTAAAACATTAATTTCTTTATATTTCAAAAGTTCTTCTTTTACATTTTCATCCTTTTGCATATCAATAAATTCTTTAAAACTAATTGCTTTTGAATCTTTATTATCATTTTTTTTCTTTTTATTAGCCTTTTTAGAATCTTCTATTTTTTGATATCCATTAATAAATCTCATAATCTCATTTTTATTCTCAAGCAAATATTTCACATGACTATTCAATCCACCAATCAAATCACTTCTCATAAATTCCAACAAATATTTGAAATTACCAAATGCAAAAAATTTAATTAACTGATACATTGGAACAATTGGCTTATACTCTAAAATTGTCGTTTTACTTTCAAGCGTATATGGAATTTTCGCTTCATTCA
The DNA window shown above is from Leptotrichia wadei and carries:
- a CDS encoding UvrD-helicase domain-containing protein, which codes for MKKNNIILKASAGTGKTYRLSLEFIANLIRGVNYKNIVVMTFTKKATAEIKERIYDFLHQIAFDEGNGAELEKNLKEIYKFDDLNKKELQNIYFEMIRNKEDIRISTIDGFTNKIFKNAIAPYFNIYNYETLDEETDEFYSKILIKIIENKDNFEDFKFIFDEKKEKKNIKRYMEIIKEVLDMRPKFVLTKGFKMSEVKKVSYKFIDELDGIFEKIEEVANKKNKNVTDVLTKAFYNIYEKYSNLSKDESKNENQKIKEKLELIVPEIDLFFEKKLWNGTQTKGEKNKDDREELETKSEELKEKLSEYIFIEKVLPLDKKLKNIAQKIFDIAKKIKISSKRLTHNDILVYTYEFIFNKDLKFVENDRVTEEFLELIGGKIDTIMIDEFQDTSILQWKILKLLMNTSENIICVGDEKQSIYNWRGGEKELFEKLETMIEGNVQNLDKSYRSYKAIIENVNKIFKGYDTKWNYVDSGYRDDEEYQKGYFGYFIRNTKEETPKIYTKIIEMIENGQVKNLGKSAIICRTNTHLKEIAEVLNEAKIPYTLESKTTILEYKPIVPMYQLIKFFAFGNFKYLLEFMRSDLIGGLNSHVKYLLENKNEIMRFINGYQKIEDSKKANKKKKNDNKDSKAISFKEFIDMQKDENVKEELLKYKEINVLERNNLIFEEILEKVRELKRLSKDLNNKYENENFSRKLVENFEITKYYSTNSDLKNIFIFFNILKKYNNLYEFITFIEEEKENLRQVSSRDVNAINLMTIHASKGLEFDTVFYYKRKSNKGNTDKSNLKSYLDFDEKFVDVKKFMLLFSGYDKKMIGNDLSKLIDKNIQKEEMEEINNDYVALTRAKKNLILLFDAEVTKEKGYTDPLAKRIIDVYKNENENKNENEYEYEYETGQIIESEIPEETTDTSDVKISDSLFKTYFNDDKLRMEKSSNTLENEFKRKKGLAMHYYFEHILNDLENEKKIAKSALLSRYGNMLGKKIVEELIVRMDKFIEKNINIYDKKYKVYNEFEVYDSEGKKRIIDRINIDENNRKIYIYDYKTGFEPETKKEYQEQIEEYKNILRGKVSEDYEIEVKLLEV
- a CDS encoding peptidylprolyl isomerase; amino-acid sequence: MKKIAILVSMLMIMMVSIAEAKGSKNHQKKENKKFEKIMKDFQMEAVMKTTKGDITFFLYPEAAPKNVANFVFLAKNDFYNGLKFFRVVPNGLVQGGDPAENGTGTTGYIIPDEKKKWLNFDVEGILAMSNSGPDTNSSQFFITMEAMKELNGKYTIIGGIKSREDLRVIRTLRENDKILSVDIKGKKVDNFLNYFPDEVSEWESKLKKPSNQ
- a CDS encoding manganese-dependent inorganic pyrophosphatase, whose amino-acid sequence is MSILVFGHKNPDTDTICSAIAYAELKNKLGKDVKAVRLGEVNEETKYALNYFKVEKPELVENVAGKEIILVDHNERTQTADGFEEAKVLELIDHHRISNFNVDEPLYARVEPVGCTATIILKLFKENGLAPSKETAGLMLSAIISDTLLFKSPTCTQCDAKAGKELAEIAGVDLKEYGLEMLKAGTALGDKSEAELLNMDMKIFEIDGEKIGVAQVNTVNEAEVLERKEKLLAEIDNIIAKEGLKFFMLAITNILTNDSTALVSGNGNDVIEKAFGEKVDSNLVTLKGVVSRKKQIIPPLTKAIQG